A single Drechmeria coniospora strain ARSEF 6962 chromosome 03, whole genome shotgun sequence DNA region contains:
- a CDS encoding nuclear envelope protein, producing the protein MAAPPARRAPYKDTLQPALHRRFSSTATVLLAVSYLEAVLLASWSSYFWSWFPIGPTGVRTAVIFSCGLAILVLRIAHYHVGLQTTGSGLQTLTSSLLSLKTYEMGFWYGASSLLFCPVFLLSMSDASNLQWITYFGGHRARLNERPLFLLCYLGACALLQTLKHFRHDIDRLDLGPRRGRNGEPAHGTWGMVPKPFRAVLVQLPIILVGCVTQAITATLLSLALYYLFLRSFAWGWALALLRPFFNLPKTSMLPPTLPTDLYLLGRCLYAGMLISLVWSAGNAAFSILMVKEPLKNGKPLTSESKDPNGSVLNGLKSKKLSIQASLDRHHCLSAPARQWLTWKQSFAMWELALIAQDFGTRRQAIYCDIDRKDGSMWAQIYAICMALLKSIEVNVDNYGKPPAVAAVEPAAAPPKQRVSAPPREEPILSQRSPASGLMGGVEKALGQLARAPGPSPVSELSPVAKKTWNSAMDRMLSKERQATLSPGHLKGELDLWTAKLVKIQGAGTLLRQDFRTRFAAAVFDAPYAEPTLYANAGRALCQLAVHSLAEDQFGNVHRDVASIVRTLTSVIRKVDALKARFPMHWTDPSGSRESPEIEYMLDALRTGLGQVVAKFEPYSGDLTLSLGDIRLAKEAAAKPMAPLSEGTPKPTGTSSGTSHAEGSRGEARRLQRREQRPEMEQVRLAVDKVEPHCRRLVPSIPCSHMDNGQRQHGDAARGDGCRGQGTDTGWILPSSSGPNSPRESGFGPALAGT; encoded by the exons ATGGCGGCCCCTCCAGCGCGAAGAGCTCCCTACAAGGACACACTGCAGCCGGCCTTGCATAGGCGCTTCTCGTCCACGGCCACCGTCCTGCTCGCCGTGTCCTACCTTGAGGCCGTCCTCCTGGCCAGCTGGTCCTCCT ACTTTTGGTCCTGGTTTCCGATAGGGCCCACGGGCGTCCGAAccgccgtcatcttctcctgcggcctcgccatcctcgtgcTTCGGATAGCTCACTACCATGTTGGCCTGCAGACGACGGGCTCCGGCCTGCAGACGTTGACCTCCTCCCTGCTGAGCTTGAAGACGTACGAGATGGGCTTCTGGTACGGCGCGTCGAGTTTGCTGTTCTGCCCCGTCTTCCTCCTTTCCATGTCCGACGCGTCGAACCTGCAGTGGATCACCTACTTCGGCGGCCATCGAGCGAGGCTGAACGAACGACCGCTGTTCCTGCTTTGCTACCTCGGAGCGTGCGCCCTGCTGCAGACCTTGAAGCATTTCCGGCATGACATCGACCGACTGGACCTCGGCCCCCGAAGAGGCCGCAATGGAGAGCCAGCCCACGGCACTTGGGGCATGGTGCCGAAACCCTTccgcgccgtcctcgttcaGCTGCCCATCATCCTGGTCGGATGCGTCACGCAAGCCATCACGGCCACCCTGCTCTCCCTCGCGCTCTACTACCTATTCCTCCGCTCCTTCGCATGGGGCTGGGCCCTCGCGCTCCTGCGGCCCTTTTTCAACCTGCCCAAGACGAGCATGCTCCCGCCCACCTTGCCCACCGACTTGTACCTGCTTGGCCGTTGCCTGTACGCCGGCATGCTCATCAGTCTTGTTTGGTCcgccggcaacgccgccttctccatcCTCATGGTCAAGGAGCCTCTGAAGAACGGGAAACCGTTGACGTCGGAATCCAAGGACCCCAACGGCAGCGTGCTGAACGGCTTGAAGAGCAAGAAGCTGTCCATCCAGGCAAGTCTTGACCGTCATCATTGCCTTTCAGCCCCGGCCCGGCAATGGCTAACATGGAAGCAGTCGTTTGCCATGTGGGAGCTGGCGCTCATCGCCCAAGATTTTGGAACTCGCCGGCAGGCCATTTACTGCGACATTGACCGCAAGGACGGCTCCATGTGGGCACAGATCTACGCCATCTGCATGGCCCTCTTGAAGAGCATCGAGGTCAACGTCGACAACTACGGCAAgccgcccgccgtcgccgccgtcgagcccgcGGCCGCACCGCCGAAGCAGCGAGtttcggcgccgccgagggaggaACCGATACTGAGCCAGAGGAGCCCCGCGTCCGGCCTGATGGGCGGAGTCGAGAAGGCGTTGGGCCAACTCGCCCGGGCACCGGGCCCGTCTCCCGTCTCGGAGCTCAGCCCCGTGGCCAAGAAGACGTGGAACAGCGCCATGGACCGAATGCTGAGCAAGGAGCGACAGGCGACGCTGTCGCCGGGGCACCTCAagggcgagctcgacctgTGGACGGCGAAGCTCGTGAAGATCCAAGGCGCCGGCACTCTGCTCCGACAGGACTTCCGCActcgcttcgccgccgccgttttCGACGCGCCGTACGCCGAGCCGACGCTCTATGCCAACGCCGGCCGCGCGCTCTGCCAGTTGGCGGTCCACAGTCTGGCCGAGGACCAGTTTGGCAACGTGCACCGGGACGTGGCGAGCATAGTTCGCACGCTGACGTCGGTCATTCGCAAGGTGGACGCACTCAAGGCCCGCTTTCCGATGCACTGGACCGATCCGTCCGGTAGCCGGGAGAGCCCCGAGATCGAGTACATGCTGGACGCTCTACGAACCGGCTTGGGTCAGGTCGTGGCCAAATTCGAGCCGTACAGCGGCGACTTGACGCTCTCGCTCGGCGACATTAGGCTGGCCAAGGAAGCTGCGGCCAAGCCCATGGCGCCCTTGAGTGAAGggacgccgaagccgacgggcACGTCCAGCGGCACAAGCCATGCCGAAGGAAGCAGGGGAGAGGCTAGACGGCTGCAAAGGAGGGAGCAGAGACCGGAGATGGAGCAAGTTCG CTTGGCTGTGGACAAGGTCGAGCCGCattgccgtcgtctcgttcCCAGCATCCCCTGCAGCCACATGGACAACGGCCAGCGCCAGCACGGTGATGCGGCCCGTGGAGACGGatgtcgaggccaaggcaccGACACTGGCTGGAtcctcccgtcgtcgtcgggaccGAATTCACCGAGGGAGAGTGGCTTCGGTCCTGCTCTCGCAGGAACATGA
- a CDS encoding SNARE domain containing protein has translation MSTQFVGEEIPKLNRDFCPVTRQTDSRPTAHHQPLGRRSLVLLLLIIRIAFIVLVVEYASSATSTWSSFIRPRTVDIGTAPLSPLPPAAMSYDQLSSLESGNRTGGYADDPAFQNLQFELKSKLQTLLGNNRKLANDFSVLGSKKDTPRLRERVHNIMEKTRELCREIGDGVKRLQTWDDLSKQQKYEQTKVSTDFQAALQEFQGLQRKALEKEKASISAARAAHDSADAAHAAGPAGGQAGGQLEQLQEQELSQLAPQDEVDFQEALIIEREEEIRNIEQGVGDLNVLFRQVAQIVDEQEVGIRTIADNVENVQDNTRQADMEMRQAARYQKAARNKSCCLLLIMAVILTIVILAIVLG, from the exons atgtcgacTCAATTTGTAGGAGAAGAGATACCCAAACTGAACCGTGACTTTTGTCCAGTgact CGTCAGACGGACTCCCGGCCAACCGCACACCACCAACcactcggccgccgctccctggtccttctcctcctcatcATCCGCATCGCCTTCatcgttctcgtcgtcgaataCGCCTCATCCGCAACGTCGACTTGGTCGTCGTTCATCCGTCCTCGGACAGTCGATATTGGCACTGCGCCCCTCTCGCCCctcccgcccgccgccaTGTCCTACGACCAGCTCTCGAGCCTCGAGTCGGGCAACCGCACCGGCGGCTACGCGGACGACCCTGCGTTCCAGAACCTCCAGTTCGAGCTCAAGTCGAAGCTGCAGACGCTTCTCGGGAACAACCGCAAGCTCGCCAACGATTTCAGCGTGCTGGGCTCCAAGAAGGACACGCCTCGCCTGCGCGAGCGCGTGCACAACATCATGGAGAAGACGAGAGAGCTGTGCAGGGAaatcggcgacggcgtgaaGCGGCTGCAGACGTGGGACGATCTCTCG AAGCAGCAAAAGTACGAGCAGACCAAGGTCTCGACCGACTTCCAGGCTGCCCTCCAAGAGTTTCAGGGCCTGCAGCGGAAGGCGCTGGAGAAGGAAAAGgcgtccatctcggccgcccgtGCGGCGCACGActcggccgatgccgcccacGCGGCCGGTCCGGCGGGCGGTCAGGCGGGCGgccagctcgagcagctgcaggagCAGGAACTGTCGCAGCTGGCGCCCCAAGACGAGGTCGACTTCCAGGAAGCCCTCATCATCGagcgcgaggaggagattCGCAACATCGAacagggcgtcggcgacctcAACGTGCTGTTCCGGCAGGTCGCGCAGattgtcgacgagcaggaggTGGGCATCCGGACCATCGCCGACAACGTCGAGAACGTGCAGGACAACACGAGGCAGGCGGACATGGAGATGAGGCAGGCGGCGCGGTACCAGAAGGCGGCTCGGAACAAGAGCTGCTGTCTGCTGctcatcatggccgtcatcCTGACCATTGTCATCCTGGCCATAGTCCTCGGTTGA
- a CDS encoding mitochondrial export translocase Oxa2, whose protein sequence is MQALTKRAEGLVPAARLSPSRRFAGPCPRRKLHLDSVGAAVGWTADGISSMHAAGLPWYLSIPLVAVAVNFSFRLPLQHFTRRLVMRRNELSPLVAAWGSRHAAAVARGADDAAAERVWRLRVAGLTEKSRRRIYKAWRVQRWKTLAPFLSIVPFVVVSEAIRRLCGAPMGWLSHQMGLLPGTTALFHESLAEGGCLWFVDLTAMDPYYALPLLCSALLARTSWGRLSKEQLRALLSPGRAGRPATPVSRLQTAVGRALLLVPLLPVAFADLPSAIFLYWAATFGLNDVNESILSRLIPKQPPKLPPPQLGAPAAPWLRGDEANQTTAEETDARGKSVA, encoded by the coding sequence ATGCAGGCTCTCACGAAAAGGGCCGAGGGGCTCGTCCCTGCCGCCAGGCTCTCCCCGTCGCGCAGGTTCGCCGGACCGTGTCCACGACGCAAGCTTCACCTCGACAGCGtcggggccgccgtcggctggaCGGCAGATGGCATCAGCTCCATGCATGCCGCCGGGCTGCCGTGGTATCTCTCCATCCCcctcgtggccgtggccgtcaaCTTTTCCTTCAGGCTGCCCCTCCAGCACTTCACCCGCCGGCTCGTGATGCGGAGAAACGAGCTCAGCCCGCTCGTGGCCGCCTGGGGCTCGCgacacgccgccgccgttgcccggggagccgacgacgccgccgccgagcgtgTCTGGAGGCTgcgcgtcgccggcctcacGGAAAAGTCGCGCAGGAGAATCTACAAGGCCTGGCGCGTTCAGCGGTGGAAGACGCTCGCCCCCTTCCTCAGCATCGTccccttcgtcgtcgtctccgagGCCATCCGCCGGCTGTGCGGCGCGCCCATGGGCTGGCTGAGCCATCAGATGGGCTTGCTGCCGGGCACGACCGCCCTCTTCCACGAGTCCCTCGCCGAGGGTGGCTGCCTCTGGTTCGTCGACCTCACCGCCATGGACCCCTACTACGCCCTCCCGCTGCTCTGCtcggccctcctcgcccgcaCCTCGTGGGGTCGGCTGTCCAAAGAGCAGCTCCGGGCCCTCCTCTCTCCCGGCCGGGCCGGCCGTCCCGCGACGCCCGTCTCGAGGCTGcagacggccgtcggcaggGCCCTGCTCCTCGTGCCCCTCCTCCCCGTGGCCTTTGCCGACCTCCCCAGCGCCATCTTCCTCTACTGGGCCGCCACCTTTGGCCTCAACGACGTGAACGAATCCATCCTGTCGAGGCTCATTCCCAAGCAACCCCCCAagctcccgccgccgcagctcGGCGCGCCCGCCGCACCTTGGCTGCGCGGGGACGAGGCAAACCaaacgacggccgaggaaaCGGACGCGCGTGGGAAGAGTGTCGCCTAG